A part of Bacteroidia bacterium genomic DNA contains:
- a CDS encoding family 20 glycosylhydrolase codes for MSAQTLNLLPVPDRITLSEGKFRIDGMFTLTISGNPDDRIYGAATRFLRRLDGRMGLFFSQGFITPENIPDSAPLLITVKSRGKVNLMMDEAYELEINEQEIHLLANTDIGAIRGFETLLQLADADEKGWFFPCLLIQDRPRFPWRGLLLDVARHFLPVEKVKQNIDGLAAVKMNVLHFHLTDDQGFRIETQCFPKLHEQGSDGLYYTRAQLTEIIEYAADRGIRVVPEIGLPSHATAILTAYPELASAPGPYAIERKAGIMHPTLDPSRETTYEFLETLFTEVAGIFPDEYFHIGGDENEGKQWDANPEIQHFMQEKGIADNQSLQTWFNRRLLKILTRLGKKMMGWDEILQPDLPLDAVIHSWRGKESLYEAANKGYQCVLSNGYYIDLALPATSHYHNDPLPPDMELSDAAKSCILGGEATMWSELVTPLTVDSRIWPRTACIAERLWSQAHVTDINDMYRRLEQTDLRLEELGLQHNTARDVIMRSLCRGRDIAPLQILVDVIEPMKIYTRNPDGELYRMFSPFTLLADAARPDARIARLFKEAVSAYLKEPHTKDRRFIMNHLRMWKSNHEHLLPLIRQNPALAEAEELSRNLSKIAGIGLSVMEGSIRGERSASANVFAEARRQGGRTELQVVDAIEELVINLLN; via the coding sequence ATGAGTGCCCAAACGCTGAATCTGCTTCCCGTTCCAGATCGTATTACCCTTTCCGAAGGAAAATTCCGGATTGATGGTATGTTTACCCTGACCATTAGTGGCAACCCTGATGATCGGATCTACGGCGCAGCCACCCGCTTTTTACGGCGACTCGATGGGCGTATGGGACTATTTTTCAGCCAGGGCTTTATTACACCTGAGAATATTCCTGATTCGGCTCCACTGTTAATCACGGTCAAGTCCCGGGGGAAGGTAAATCTTATGATGGATGAGGCCTATGAGTTGGAGATTAATGAGCAGGAAATCCACCTGTTGGCGAATACGGACATTGGCGCTATCCGGGGGTTTGAGACGCTGCTACAACTCGCAGATGCAGACGAAAAAGGATGGTTTTTCCCTTGCCTGCTGATTCAGGACAGACCGCGTTTTCCGTGGAGGGGGTTATTGCTCGATGTGGCACGCCATTTTTTGCCTGTGGAAAAAGTCAAACAGAATATTGACGGGCTGGCAGCCGTGAAGATGAACGTGCTGCACTTTCACCTTACCGATGATCAGGGATTTCGGATTGAGACCCAATGTTTTCCAAAACTTCACGAACAAGGCTCAGACGGCCTGTACTACACCCGTGCCCAGCTGACTGAAATTATTGAATATGCCGCAGACCGGGGAATTCGTGTGGTACCGGAAATCGGCCTGCCCAGCCATGCAACAGCCATACTGACTGCCTATCCGGAACTTGCGAGTGCACCAGGGCCTTATGCGATTGAAAGGAAAGCCGGCATCATGCACCCCACGCTCGATCCCAGTCGGGAAACTACTTATGAATTTCTGGAAACGCTGTTTACCGAAGTAGCGGGCATTTTCCCTGACGAATATTTTCACATAGGCGGAGATGAAAATGAAGGCAAACAATGGGATGCCAATCCTGAAATTCAGCATTTTATGCAGGAAAAAGGCATCGCTGACAACCAGTCGCTTCAGACCTGGTTCAACCGAAGACTTCTGAAAATACTTACCCGGCTTGGAAAAAAAATGATGGGATGGGACGAAATACTTCAGCCTGATCTTCCATTGGATGCGGTTATTCATAGCTGGCGGGGAAAAGAGTCGCTGTATGAGGCGGCAAACAAAGGTTATCAGTGTGTGCTATCAAATGGATATTACATTGACCTTGCCCTGCCGGCGACAAGCCATTATCACAATGACCCGCTTCCACCTGATATGGAACTTTCTGATGCAGCAAAGTCTTGCATCCTTGGGGGAGAAGCTACGATGTGGAGCGAACTCGTAACGCCACTGACAGTCGATTCCAGAATCTGGCCACGTACTGCCTGTATCGCCGAAAGGCTTTGGTCTCAGGCCCATGTCACAGACATCAACGATATGTACCGCAGGCTCGAACAAACCGACCTCCGTCTGGAAGAACTGGGATTGCAGCACAATACCGCCCGCGACGTCATCATGCGGAGCCTGTGCCGGGGAAGAGATATCGCTCCGCTCCAGATCCTCGTAGATGTGATCGAGCCGATGAAAATCTATACCCGAAATCCGGACGGGGAACTTTATCGCATGTTTTCGCCTTTTACCCTGCTGGCAGATGCAGCCAGACCTGACGCAAGAATTGCCCGCCTGTTTAAGGAAGCTGTTTCAGCTTACCTGAAGGAACCCCATACAAAAGATCGGCGATTTATCATGAATCACCTGAGAATGTGGAAAAGTAACCACGAGCATTTGCTTCCGCTAATCCGGCAAAATCCTGCACTGGCAGAAGCAGAGGAACTTTCCCGTAATCTTTCAAAAATTGCAGGAATCGGACTGAGCGTAATGGAAGGATCCATAAGAGGTGAGCGCTCGGCCTCCGCAAATGTATTTGCAGAAGCGCGCAGACAGGGCGGACGAACCGAACTTCAGGTTGTGGATGCGATTGAAGAGCTGGTAATTAATCTCTTAAATTAA
- a CDS encoding GDSL-type esterase/lipase family protein — protein sequence MNSLFFRIALLLLSVFFVFQGCKPAVETTFPGQVDTWMGYERHTFTYEGKTSYVVIPKEIATGTPWVWRARFWGHEPQVDIALLSQGFHIVFNDVSDMYGSPAAVKQWNSFYKYLTTRHGFSAKPVLEGLSRGGLIIYNWAIANPEKVTCIYADAPVVDFRSWPGGKMSAKGSAEDWEKCLKAYNLTEPEAMAYTQIPDRLKPLADAGVPLLHVIGEADDVVPIAENTLVLEKKYQELGGKIKILSKPGVGHHPHSLASPLPIVDFILRFTGIRYQPDKFSYFQLRRGLNNSRIHFEQDKVGTVAFLGGSITWNPGWRDMVSEYLEARFPETEFTFINAGIPSTGSTPGAFRLEQDVLSKGPIDLLFEEAAVNDATNGRTETEQIRGMEGIVRHAMTVNPEMDIVLMYFVDPEKMADYQAGNIPAVVVNHEKAAEHYHITSLDLAREVTERIYAEEFTWEDDFKDLHPSPFGQEIYFKSIKKMLETAWADTLTADAVPLDFEVPAEPLDMYCYDEGGLLPLESAVVGKGWKINPEWKPEDGADTRLGFVNVPMLVAEAPNSTLRFTFSGRAVGIWVVAGPDVGKVAWRVDGGPEKTLDQFTQWSSFLHLPWVYMLETELPETNHTLELRTLPEKNPESKGTACRIVHFVVNGVREKVGQ from the coding sequence ATGAATAGCTTATTTTTTAGAATCGCACTACTGCTTTTATCGGTTTTTTTCGTATTTCAGGGATGTAAACCTGCTGTTGAAACTACATTTCCTGGTCAGGTGGATACCTGGATGGGGTACGAAAGGCATACGTTTACCTATGAAGGGAAAACCAGTTATGTCGTCATCCCCAAAGAAATTGCAACCGGTACGCCTTGGGTGTGGCGCGCCCGATTTTGGGGGCATGAACCACAGGTTGACATTGCCCTTTTGTCTCAGGGATTCCATATTGTTTTCAACGATGTCAGCGATATGTATGGAAGTCCGGCAGCGGTAAAACAATGGAACAGCTTTTACAAATACCTCACTACCCGTCACGGATTTTCGGCCAAACCTGTATTGGAGGGATTAAGCCGTGGGGGGTTAATTATTTACAACTGGGCCATAGCCAACCCTGAAAAGGTAACCTGTATTTATGCCGATGCGCCGGTGGTAGATTTTCGGAGTTGGCCAGGTGGGAAAATGAGTGCCAAAGGGAGTGCCGAAGACTGGGAAAAATGCCTGAAGGCATATAACCTGACAGAGCCGGAGGCGATGGCATATACACAAATTCCTGACCGGCTTAAGCCACTGGCCGATGCAGGCGTGCCCTTGCTCCATGTCATCGGCGAGGCAGATGATGTGGTGCCTATAGCTGAAAATACGCTTGTTCTTGAAAAAAAATATCAGGAACTAGGCGGAAAAATCAAGATTCTCTCCAAACCGGGTGTCGGACATCATCCTCACTCTCTGGCATCGCCCTTGCCGATCGTGGATTTTATTCTTCGCTTTACAGGAATCCGGTACCAACCTGATAAATTTTCCTACTTCCAGTTGCGCCGTGGGCTTAATAATAGCCGTATTCACTTCGAACAGGACAAAGTAGGGACAGTTGCTTTTTTGGGTGGCTCCATTACCTGGAACCCCGGCTGGCGGGATATGGTGAGCGAATACCTGGAGGCGCGTTTTCCTGAAACAGAATTTACTTTTATCAATGCCGGTATTCCTTCCACAGGCTCAACACCGGGCGCTTTTCGCCTCGAACAGGATGTCCTTAGCAAAGGCCCGATTGACCTTCTCTTTGAGGAAGCTGCGGTCAATGATGCTACGAACGGACGTACAGAAACCGAACAAATACGCGGGATGGAGGGTATTGTCCGACACGCGATGACGGTCAATCCTGAAATGGATATCGTGTTGATGTATTTTGTCGATCCTGAAAAGATGGCCGATTACCAGGCCGGAAATATTCCGGCTGTCGTGGTCAACCACGAAAAAGCTGCCGAACATTACCATATTACCAGTCTTGACCTTGCAAGAGAGGTGACGGAGCGAATTTATGCGGAAGAATTTACCTGGGAGGATGATTTCAAAGATTTACACCCTTCTCCTTTTGGACAGGAAATTTATTTTAAGTCCATAAAAAAAATGCTGGAGACCGCCTGGGCAGATACCTTGACAGCGGATGCAGTTCCTTTGGATTTTGAAGTTCCGGCTGAGCCGCTGGATATGTATTGTTATGATGAAGGCGGGTTGCTTCCGCTCGAATCCGCCGTAGTGGGAAAAGGCTGGAAAATAAATCCGGAATGGAAACCCGAAGATGGGGCAGACACACGCCTGGGGTTTGTAAATGTACCTATGCTCGTAGCTGAAGCACCAAACTCAACCCTTCGGTTTACATTTTCCGGCAGAGCCGTAGGCATCTGGGTAGTTGCCGGTCCCGATGTCGGGAAAGTCGCCTGGCGGGTGGATGGCGGCCCGGAAAAAACACTGGATCAGTTTACCCAATGGAGCAGCTTTCTTCATCTTCCCTGGGTATATATGCTTGAAACAGAATTACCCGAAACCAACCATACCCTTGAGCTGCGCACCCTTCCCGAAAAAAATCCGGAGAGTAAGGGTACAGCTTGTCGGATCGTTCATTTTGTAGTGAACGGCGTGCGGGAGAAGGTGGGACAATAA
- a CDS encoding carbohydrate-binding family 9-like protein: MDSPIRKSVLSVVFGFCIIVQIVAQQPIRITELPFHPETYVCYRAETPLVIDGKLEESSWAEAPWTDDFQDIEGEKMPAPFHRTHAKVLWDDKYLYMAAWLEEPDLWATLKERESVIYYDNDFEVFIDPDADTHLYYEFEVNAFATEWDLMLVKPYRDGGPYLNAWSVNGMKVAVFADGTINQPGDRDRGWTVEIAMPWEMLREAAAGRALPKAGDHWRLDFSRVEWRLDVVNGKYQKRLNPTTGKPFPEYNWVWSAPGVINMHEPEKWGYLQFSDKTAGSGEDFFVWNPDEKIKWALREIYYLEKKYYETNKTYTANLADLGVSEVWVDGKKLSIELETTSRQFLGSAWSADRKRKLYIREDSKTWVE; the protein is encoded by the coding sequence ATGGATTCTCCCATTCGAAAATCTGTCCTTTCTGTCGTTTTTGGCTTCTGTATCATCGTCCAAATCGTTGCCCAGCAGCCTATACGCATTACCGAACTGCCGTTTCACCCCGAAACCTATGTTTGTTACCGTGCCGAGACCCCGCTGGTCATTGACGGAAAACTTGAGGAGTCTTCCTGGGCAGAGGCACCATGGACGGATGATTTTCAGGACATTGAAGGCGAAAAAATGCCTGCGCCCTTCCACCGCACGCACGCAAAAGTTTTGTGGGACGACAAGTATCTCTATATGGCGGCATGGCTGGAAGAGCCTGACCTTTGGGCAACATTAAAGGAGAGAGAATCCGTGATTTATTACGACAATGATTTTGAGGTGTTTATCGATCCGGATGCCGACACCCACCTCTACTACGAATTTGAGGTCAATGCATTTGCCACCGAGTGGGATCTGATGCTTGTGAAGCCCTATCGTGATGGGGGTCCTTATCTCAATGCCTGGTCAGTCAATGGGATGAAAGTAGCTGTTTTTGCAGATGGTACGATAAATCAGCCCGGCGATCGCGACAGAGGCTGGACGGTGGAAATCGCCATGCCCTGGGAAATGTTGCGTGAAGCTGCCGCCGGAAGAGCTTTGCCCAAAGCCGGTGATCACTGGCGCCTGGATTTTTCCCGTGTGGAATGGCGATTGGATGTGGTCAATGGCAAATACCAAAAACGACTGAATCCCACAACCGGAAAACCATTTCCCGAATACAACTGGGTATGGTCTGCTCCCGGAGTGATCAATATGCACGAACCTGAAAAGTGGGGATACCTACAGTTTTCAGACAAAACAGCCGGTTCCGGGGAAGATTTTTTTGTCTGGAACCCCGACGAAAAAATCAAATGGGCCCTTCGCGAAATTTATTATCTGGAGAAAAAATACTATGAAACAAATAAGACCTATACCGCAAACCTCGCCGATTTGGGCGTAAGTGAAGTATGGGTGGATGGAAAAAAACTTTCAATCGAACTAGAAACCACCAGCAGGCAATTTCTCGGCAGCGCCTGGAGTGCTGACCGGAAACGCAAACTGTACATCAGAGAAGATAGTAAAACCTGGGTGGAATAA
- a CDS encoding tail fiber domain-containing protein → MSQYLRIIIVAIFSAISTSVMTQVPQGINFQAVARDASGIPMANTSISVRFSVQNQVPATVYQEIHSTLTDVYGLFDLVIGKGIPVSGTFSAVDWGSGQHQVVIEVDAGSGYATLGTCQFQSVPYALYAENGSVWSENASGAFYNKGRISVGTSSPLATLHLADTSNVLFGNGLTGSGFKFLWYGAKGAFRFGYLTPPFGGYNYDKFWDYDSIGYYSFAGGQNARAKGFGAFAWGSFGWADGSSSVAFFGNAKGNNSYTFGGNSKGRGSFTVEGTAEDEGGIAMYGYTGGRYGVAIGGGTTGLGASSARQNYSVAIGWNADARGEAAVSLGPNDAYGYTSFSTGWVTEARGNYSSTFGLRTIAYPYGSMALGRYNISSGDSANWIATDPVFVIGDGTSDAARSNSFIIQKNGQTAVGYDAPTGMLQVSSALGSLNNAGTFVPANSSLLLGTTTNGLAFDPNQIEVIGDGLHLNFNSPENVYLVNGGGSVGLGTAAPSDRFHIAALAGQNALRVQINGTTAFRVHSNGGVSIGVNSIPPANGLVVNGITQPFSDNLFTLGASTRRWTAVYAVNGTIQTSDYRLKTHIEPISYGLKEILLMNPVSYNWKSTPDSESKIGMIAQELAEIVPEVVYGSADSPEDEPMGVNYGELAPVMVKAIQEQQAIIDRQSDKISQLEEMLNRLSEELHSLKQTISQK, encoded by the coding sequence ATGAGCCAGTATCTACGCATAATTATCGTTGCGATTTTTTCGGCAATTTCCACCTCAGTCATGACACAGGTGCCTCAGGGCATCAATTTCCAGGCTGTTGCTCGCGACGCGAGTGGAATCCCCATGGCAAATACGAGTATTTCCGTAAGATTTTCTGTTCAGAATCAGGTTCCGGCTACGGTATATCAGGAAATACATTCAACCCTTACCGACGTATACGGGCTTTTTGACCTTGTCATCGGAAAAGGAATCCCTGTCTCTGGCACTTTCAGTGCTGTCGATTGGGGCAGCGGACAGCACCAGGTCGTTATCGAAGTCGATGCCGGCTCAGGATATGCAACGCTGGGTACCTGCCAGTTTCAGAGTGTACCTTATGCGCTCTACGCAGAAAATGGCTCTGTTTGGAGCGAAAATGCATCGGGGGCTTTCTATAACAAAGGGAGAATTAGTGTGGGTACCAGCTCCCCGCTCGCCACTTTGCATCTTGCCGATACTTCAAATGTCTTGTTTGGCAACGGACTTACCGGTTCGGGATTTAAGTTTTTATGGTACGGGGCTAAGGGGGCATTTCGTTTTGGTTACCTTACCCCACCTTTTGGCGGGTACAATTACGATAAGTTCTGGGATTACGACAGTATCGGTTACTACTCTTTTGCAGGTGGTCAAAACGCCCGCGCCAAAGGATTTGGTGCTTTTGCCTGGGGATCATTTGGTTGGGCCGATGGTTCCAGTTCGGTCGCCTTTTTTGGAAATGCCAAAGGCAACAACAGCTATACCTTTGGCGGAAACTCCAAAGGGAGAGGGAGTTTTACGGTAGAAGGAACGGCCGAAGATGAGGGTGGGATCGCTATGTATGGTTATACCGGCGGGCGTTATGGTGTGGCTATCGGCGGAGGTACTACCGGCCTTGGTGCATCGTCTGCGCGGCAGAACTACAGTGTGGCTATCGGCTGGAATGCCGATGCACGGGGAGAAGCTGCCGTTTCTCTGGGGCCCAATGATGCCTATGGCTATACTTCTTTTTCTACGGGTTGGGTTACTGAGGCGCGTGGAAATTATTCTTCTACCTTTGGGCTTCGAACCATTGCTTATCCTTACGGTTCTATGGCTTTGGGACGATATAATATTTCTTCGGGGGACAGTGCCAACTGGATTGCTACTGATCCTGTATTTGTCATAGGCGACGGGACCTCTGATGCTGCGCGTTCCAACTCTTTTATCATTCAGAAAAATGGGCAAACCGCCGTCGGATATGACGCCCCAACCGGCATGCTTCAGGTCAGCAGTGCGCTGGGTAGCTTGAATAATGCGGGTACATTTGTTCCAGCCAATTCTTCTCTTCTGTTGGGGACAACCACCAACGGCCTGGCTTTTGACCCCAACCAAATCGAAGTCATCGGAGATGGGCTTCACCTCAATTTTAATTCTCCTGAAAATGTCTATCTCGTCAATGGCGGCGGTTCGGTGGGCCTTGGTACGGCAGCACCCTCGGATCGCTTTCATATTGCCGCACTGGCTGGCCAAAACGCGCTTCGCGTACAGATCAACGGCACTACGGCCTTTCGGGTCCACAGCAATGGTGGCGTTTCTATCGGAGTCAACAGTATTCCCCCTGCCAATGGCCTCGTTGTCAATGGAATCACTCAGCCTTTTTCTGATAATTTATTTACCCTCGGTGCTTCTACCCGCCGATGGACCGCTGTGTATGCTGTAAATGGCACGATTCAGACTTCTGACTATCGCCTCAAAACTCATATTGAACCCATTTCTTACGGACTGAAGGAAATCCTGCTCATGAATCCTGTTTCCTATAACTGGAAATCTACGCCTGATTCTGAATCTAAGATTGGGATGATTGCGCAAGAACTGGCTGAAATTGTTCCGGAGGTGGTGTATGGTTCTGCTGATTCTCCTGAAGATGAACCTATGGGGGTAAATTATGGAGAACTGGCGCCAGTGATGGTAAAAGCTATACAGGAACAACAAGCGATCATTGACCGCCAGTCCGATAAGATCAGCCAACTCGAAGAAATGCTGAATCGGCTTTCGGAAGAACTACATTCCCTGAAACAGACGATCTCCCAGAAATAA
- a CDS encoding LacI family DNA-binding transcriptional regulator → MKKKQVTLLELAKRLNLSPSTVSRALNDRHRISESTRSRVKALAEELEYQPNPSAKSLRESKTYSLGVLVPEIAHNFFATTISGIEKAALAAGYNIMICQSHESYEREKAISYALLSSRVDGLLVCPSGETQDFKHFATFLRKDIPVVFFDRISMSFQGSKVVVNDFEGALSAVEYLIKTGCRRIAHLAGPAPLSNSTERLNGYLAALDKYDIPDDDSLVRHCDMNRELTMKITEELLTMPNRPDAIFTFNDNIAYDVIRVIKKMGLKIPQDISVVGFSDQPLSEMIEPALTTVAQPAFHIGEVAVKLMFEQLNSEEGEIPFRTEVLETQLILRDSTRRL, encoded by the coding sequence ATGAAGAAAAAACAGGTCACGTTACTGGAACTGGCAAAACGACTAAACCTCTCTCCATCTACAGTTTCACGTGCACTCAACGACCGACATCGAATCAGTGAATCCACCCGTTCCCGGGTAAAAGCATTGGCGGAAGAGTTGGAATATCAGCCGAATCCCTCTGCAAAAAGTCTCAGGGAAAGCAAGACCTATTCGCTTGGCGTGCTTGTTCCTGAGATCGCCCATAATTTTTTTGCAACGACAATCAGCGGGATAGAAAAAGCTGCACTTGCCGCGGGGTACAATATAATGATTTGCCAGTCGCATGAGTCTTATGAACGGGAGAAGGCCATTTCTTATGCCCTGCTGTCCAGTCGGGTCGATGGACTGCTGGTTTGTCCTTCAGGAGAAACGCAAGACTTTAAACACTTTGCAACATTTCTCCGAAAAGATATTCCGGTTGTATTTTTTGACCGGATCAGTATGAGCTTTCAGGGTTCGAAAGTAGTCGTGAATGACTTCGAAGGGGCTCTTTCCGCAGTAGAATATCTGATTAAAACCGGCTGTCGGCGAATTGCCCATTTGGCAGGACCCGCTCCTTTGTCCAACAGTACCGAAAGGCTCAATGGCTATCTTGCTGCATTGGATAAATATGACATTCCTGATGATGATTCTCTGGTCCGGCATTGTGATATGAACCGGGAGCTCACGATGAAAATCACTGAAGAATTGCTGACAATGCCTAACCGGCCAGATGCGATTTTTACCTTCAATGACAACATTGCTTACGATGTCATCCGGGTGATCAAAAAAATGGGGTTAAAAATCCCCCAAGATATTTCGGTGGTTGGTTTTAGCGACCAGCCATTGAGCGAAATGATAGAACCTGCCCTTACAACGGTAGCTCAGCCCGCCTTCCATATTGGAGAAGTTGCGGTGAAACTGATGTTTGAGCAACTCAACAGTGAGGAAGGAGAGATTCCTTTTCGGACGGAAGTATTGGAGACACAGCTGATCTTAAGAGATAGCACCCGGCGTTTATAA
- a CDS encoding SDR family oxidoreductase, with protein sequence MDLYLHNKVMIVTGGERGIGEGIVRGMVAEGGTAVIAGRLRDEGESLANELNAGGGQCLFIHTELTQPGACQMVIDQTMKLFGRIDILVNNAGVNDRVGLEKGNPADFINSLSINVSHYYCMAHYAIEALKATKGTIINISSKTGVTGQGGNSGYVSSKAAQLGLTRDWAIELLPYGIRVNAVLPAEVMTPLYMNWLEGFANPGEKLKAITERIPLGHRMTTAEEIADMVLFLASERASHITGQYMHVDGGYVHLDRAL encoded by the coding sequence ATGGATCTATATTTGCATAACAAGGTAATGATTGTTACTGGAGGCGAGCGCGGTATCGGAGAAGGTATCGTTAGGGGGATGGTTGCCGAAGGTGGGACTGCGGTGATCGCCGGAAGACTTCGGGATGAAGGTGAATCTCTGGCCAATGAGCTAAATGCGGGTGGTGGACAATGTTTGTTCATTCATACGGAATTAACTCAGCCAGGGGCATGTCAAATGGTCATTGACCAAACGATGAAACTTTTTGGCAGAATTGATATCCTTGTCAATAATGCAGGCGTGAATGACCGGGTCGGACTTGAAAAAGGAAATCCTGCGGATTTTATAAATTCTCTTTCTATCAATGTTTCACATTATTACTGCATGGCGCATTATGCCATTGAAGCATTGAAAGCCACAAAGGGTACCATCATCAATATCAGTTCTAAAACCGGTGTAACCGGTCAGGGCGGCAACTCTGGTTATGTTTCTTCCAAAGCTGCTCAACTGGGCCTTACCCGGGACTGGGCCATCGAATTGCTGCCTTATGGCATAAGGGTAAATGCTGTCCTGCCAGCAGAGGTAATGACCCCGCTTTATATGAACTGGCTGGAAGGATTTGCCAATCCCGGCGAAAAACTCAAAGCCATCACAGAGCGAATCCCCCTTGGCCATAGAATGACCACAGCAGAAGAAATCGCTGACATGGTTTTATTTCTCGCATCAGAACGCGCCTCACATATTACCGGTCAGTATATGCACGTTGACGGAGGGTACGTACATCTTGACCGGGCTTTATAA
- a CDS encoding T9SS type A sorting domain-containing protein, which translates to MKSLLLAILVFLNVGNLSAQFLERTVLGCCGTTAPLGGFYYSYTIGEAVVGTKNASLPALTIGFQQPDYNPLLPVSLVDFVAEWRNSQALLSWKTLWELNTASFVVERSLDGHIFGGIGIIPAAGSVFEANEYFFPDQHVSKLGAGIVYYRLRVIDENGSFSFSHIEELHIPLTGGQLTIFPNPAKDFVSVIATHAPEHFFRISLLNQLGQELFSEDFLHSPQSNNWQIDVSGFPEGIYYLKIHFDDQVIYEQLVLRR; encoded by the coding sequence ATGAAATCCTTATTATTAGCCATTCTGGTTTTCTTAAATGTGGGTAATTTGTCTGCCCAGTTTCTGGAGCGAACAGTATTGGGTTGCTGTGGCACGACTGCTCCACTTGGAGGGTTTTACTATAGTTATACCATAGGTGAAGCGGTCGTCGGAACAAAAAATGCTTCTTTGCCTGCGCTCACGATTGGTTTTCAACAGCCTGATTATAATCCGTTGCTGCCGGTAAGCCTGGTTGATTTTGTTGCCGAATGGCGCAATTCGCAGGCTTTACTTTCCTGGAAGACTTTGTGGGAGTTGAATACGGCTTCTTTTGTGGTAGAAAGATCTCTTGACGGCCATATTTTTGGTGGTATTGGTATTATTCCTGCCGCGGGTTCTGTGTTTGAAGCCAATGAATATTTTTTCCCGGATCAGCATGTTTCCAAACTGGGGGCAGGAATTGTTTACTATCGGCTTAGGGTGATTGATGAAAATGGAAGCTTTTCATTCAGCCATATAGAAGAATTGCACATACCTCTCACAGGAGGCCAGCTGACCATTTTCCCGAATCCTGCAAAAGATTTTGTCTCGGTTATAGCTACGCATGCGCCGGAACATTTTTTCAGAATATCTCTGCTCAATCAGTTGGGGCAGGAATTGTTTTCCGAAGACTTCCTTCATTCCCCCCAATCGAACAACTGGCAAATAGATGTCAGCGGTTTTCCTGAAGGCATTTACTACCTGAAGATTCATTTTGATGATCAGGTGATCTATGAACAGCTGGTATTAAGGCGCTGA